A portion of the Carya illinoinensis cultivar Pawnee chromosome 11, C.illinoinensisPawnee_v1, whole genome shotgun sequence genome contains these proteins:
- the LOC122281125 gene encoding transcription termination factor 1-like has product MNEEVGKKREKNKNKNEKGENYESKDGKDRDKKEKKKSKREMEGVNVLVKNSLTDAEVGKKRESSNGEVLEKAEPVKKKRRKENKKINNDMGAGLPEIVTDKPSDNRKGVDNNQSIANQGNAYSYKNEIGERNLGAVSAEDHKDAKKKKKKKAQSDKHVSEGNGIGENNLHAVSAVVDNKDAKQKKNKKAEPGKYVLEANCDKGAEDDKDAKQKKKKEKKKKMVKPDKHHEIGERNVHVLSTKDDNKDAEQKKKKKKKKKKAESGKHVSEGNCGKDAAITKKDFGITCENSTPGGTSKRVSFSDRVEVFTSSDGPIDSDRDDNLIRGKRFSREEDEMIKKAVLNYIEAKGLGDEGLNMVLHCKSHAEHKNCWKDIGAALPWRPYKSVYYRAHILFERSEERKWTNEEYELIRSFHEKHGSDWRQLADFLGKHRVHVKDAWRRIKLPNMKKGRWSQEEYQKLFDLVNMDLRMKIFEEKKSKHGMLRDNIAWEAISNSLSTRSNVLCCQKWYTQLTSPMVTEGIWADADDYRLVDVLYALDACCIEDVDWDNLLEHRSGDVCRRRWDQMLKHIGEHASKSFTEQVEVLSKRYCTDVLEAREIYDSKPAVL; this is encoded by the coding sequence ATGAATGAAGAGGTTGGAAAGAAAAGGGagaagaataaaaacaaaaatgagaaaggagaaaattatgaaagtaaAGATGGGAAAGACAGAgacaaaaaggagaagaagaaaagcaagaGAGAAATGGAGGgtgttaatgttctagtgaAGAATAGCTTGACTGATGCAGAGGTTGGAAAGAAAAGGGAGAGCTCTAACGGAGAAGTGTTGGAAAAGGCTGAGCCtgtaaagaaaaagagaaggaaagagaataaaaaaattaataatgataTGGGAGCTGGACTACCGGAGATCGTAACTGACAAACCAAGTGACAATAGAAAGGGAGTTGACAACAATCAATCTATTGCCAATCAAGGCAATGCTTATTCATATAAGAATGAGATTGGAGAGAGAAACTTAGGCGCTGTTAGTGCAGAAGATCACAAGGatgcaaagaagaaaaagaagaagaaggcccAATCAGATAAACATGTTTCAGAAGGAAATGGGATTGGGGAGAATAACCTTCATGCTGTTAGTGCCGTAGTTGACAACAAGGATGCGAAGcagaaaaagaacaagaaggcCGAACCAGGTAAATATGTTTTAGAAGCAAATTGTGATAAAGGTGCCGAAGATGACAAGGATGCCaagcagaaaaagaagaaggagaagaaaaagaagatggtCAAACCAGATAAACATCATGAGATTGGGGAGAGGAACGTACATGTTCTTAGCACTAAAGATGACAACAAGGATGCCGagcagaaaaagaagaagaagaagaagaagaagaaagcggAATCAGGTAAACACGTTTCAGAAGGAAATTGTGGTAAAGATGCAGCAATAACCAAGAAAGATTTTGGGATCACTTGTGAGAATTCTACACCTGGAGGAACGTCTAAGAGAGTGAGTTTCTCAGATCGTGTGGAGGTTTTTACTTCATCTGATGGTCCAATTGATAGTGATCGGGATGACAACTTAATACGTGGCAAAAGGTTTTCacgagaagaagatgagatgattaAAAAGGCCGTTCTCAACTATATTGAAGCAAAGGGCTTGGGTGATGAAGGCCTAAACATGGTTCTCCACTGCAAGTCTCATGCTGAACATAAAAATTGTTGGAAGGATATAGGAGCAGCCTTACCTTGGAGGCCTTACAAGAGTGTATATTATCGAGcccatattttgtttgaaaggaGTGAAGAGCGAAAATGGACCAATGAAGAGTATGAACTTATTCGAAGTTTCCATGAAAAACATGGATCAGATTGGAGACAGTTGGCTGATTTTCTTGGCAAACATAGGGTTCATGTAAAGGATGCATGGCGAAGAATAAAATTGCCCAATATGAAGAAAGGTCGTTGGTCCCAAGAGGAGTATCAAAAACTATTTGATTTAGTTAACATGGATTTGCGCATGAAAAtctttgaagaaaagaaatctaAACACGGTATGTTGCGAGATAATATCGCATGGGAAGCCATTAGCAACAGTTTATCCACCAGAAGCAATGTTTTGTGTTGCCAAAAATGGTATACCCAATTAACGTCACCTATGGTAACTGAAGGTATATGGGCGGATGCTGACGACTATCGCCTAGTGGATGTTCTTTATGCCTTGGATGCTTGCTGCATTGAAGATGTAGATTGGGATAATCTGCTTGAGCATAGGTCTGGGGATGTATGTCGGAGGCGTTGGGATCAGATGCTCAAACATATTGGTGAGCATGCCAGCAAGTCATTTACTGAACAAGTCGAAGTCCTATCAAAACGGTATTGCACAGACGTACTTGAAGCAAGAGAGATCTATGATAGCAAGCCTGCAGTTTTGTGA